agaaacaagggatacaaggcacccaggggcttcccaaagataaagaagtaacaagctggcatgcacgcaaacaacaaatggtaaaacattgcaaactagttgtggccactggacaaagctgtagattccggcagtggtcgaggggagacccaataaacatacccacgtgtggttagagctctcagtctcggaacagatagcaggaactcgggtcctaagctttaaagaaacacaagtgagccatcaCAAAACGATCAACTGACCCatcgatgcctccgctaacaactattaacaagtaaccatgataccctcaacagatataaccatgtagcatgtgtaatgattccccaacagataatccgataagataacaataacggtaacgagataaaacagcactagcatgcactacaacTCGCAagacagacccgataaccaaacaatagttgtaggaggtggtggtggcaatatgggctgcttgaggtaacaagtggataggacacgtgacaagaacgcaacttaaggctagcatgagggagaaggcaaaaataaaataggtgagagaCTTCCGCAGAGGCAGAAGtatgggaaatgcttgcctgttaaagcttgccgaggaacatccggagaactcgtcgtatctcacatcaccacttcgtgatcctatccgggaagaagcaaatgctggaacacacatcggatgcaaatcttacaacCACGGCAGAAGAACCGGCATGCTTGATATGGTATGCATGCAtaacatggcaaacatgatggcaACTTATATTCAATTTAAACGGAATCGGAATTCCGACAAACAAGTATTAGGTTCAAGTTATTTTTCTACCCCGTAAattaaatgttgattagcatggcaaagacatggcatgggtgagctacggcaaaattaaatggaaccgggataagAGATAAGCATtcccgcacaattccatatttaTTTATTAGGTGAATCGCTATTTACCCCCGAAACCCATATATGCGATGCAACAAGATGATATGTGATGCGCACATGTATGAATATGCATCAAGATTAAAGTAGCACAATTTACAAAATATGCCTTATGGTTGGGGTCTCACGTCGGGTCGGAGAGGAAGTGGCGGAAGTTGACGATGTTGAGGAAGTAGTTGATGCGTCGGACGCCGAGAAGTAGACCTTGTCGGTGGGGCGTCAATGGCCCAGCGCGGTTGTCGATGTCGAACTTGGATCAGCGCCGCAAGTCGGAGAAGGCCATGTTGGAGAGGCGGCGTAGGTGAAGGAGTAGTGGTTGCACCAAGTAGAAGCAACGGACAAAACAGATACGCTCGCTGGAAGGAACGGATGCCAAATGATATGCGGACATTTTATCAAACATGTGGCGAAGATCAAAACACAGGAACAAATGTAGCCGAAGCCGAAGCCGAAGCCGAATTAGATGAGCCGACCGGCCGACAGTTAGCTCGAGATAAACGGACGATGTGCTGAAGGAATTGAAGTCAAGTTGTTCACAGACTGAAGGAATGGAGCGATCGATCGGCATCAGCGGTGAGACATACACGTACGCGCTGATTTAGCTAGCATGTAAGCAAGCAGATAGGCAGCTGGACAGGGAGCAGCAGCTCCCAGGCTGCTGTGGAGGAGGCGCAGTCACGCGCGATGCAGACGTCCAGGAGGAGGCCGTGGTTGGCGTTGGGCACGGGAAGTAGAGCACGAAGAGGCGGCGGCCGTCGGAACGCAGGCCTTGGCGCGGCAGCGATGCGGGGGTCCTGGCGGCgcgctgctgatacgtctccgacgtatcgataatttcttgtgttccatgccacattattgatgttatctacatgttttatgcacactttatgtcatattcgtgcattttctggaactaacctattaacaagatgccgaagtgccagttcctgttttctgctgtttttggtttcagaaatcctagtaacgaaatattctcggaatcggacgaaatcaacgcccaagttcctattttcaccggaagcatccagaacacccgggaaggaccagagggggggcactgggcccccagatgatagggtggcgcggcccaccccctggccgcaccgccctatggtttcgtcgccccttcgaccctcctgcgccgcctcttcgcctatataaagcccctggatcgaaaaccctgatacgttggacgaaaaccacagaaaccttccagagccgccgccatcgcgaggccaagatctgggggacaggagtctctgttccggcacgccgccgggaaggggaagtgcccccggaaggcttctccatcgacaccgctgccatctccaccgccatcttcatcaccgctgctgctcccatgaggagggagtagttctccatcgaggctcggggctgtaccggtagctatgtggttaatctctctcctatgtacttcaatacaatgatctcatgagctgctttacatgattgagattcatatgagttttgtatcacaattcatctatgtgctactctagtgatgttattaaagtattctattcctcctgcatggtgtaaaggtgactagtgtgtgcaccatgtggttcttgtcataggctatgatcatgatctcttgtggattgtgaagttaactattactatgatggtattgatgtgatctatttggttatgttgatctatgttacactataaggttacttaaatatgaacaaattgtggagcttgttaactccggcattgagggttcgtgtaatcctacgcaatgcgttcatcatccaacaaaagtgtagagtatgcatttatctattatgttatgtgatcaatgttgagagtgtccactagtgaaagtgtaatccctaggccttgttcctaaatactgcgttactgctgcttgtttactgttttactgtgttactactgctgcaatactaccaccatcaactacacgccaaagaagctattttctccgcaccgttgctactgctcatacttattcataccacctgtatttcactatctcttcgccgaactagtgcacctattaggtgtgttggggacacaagagacttcttgctttgtggttgcagggttgcatgagagggatatctttgacctcttcctccctgagttcgataaaccttgggtgatccacttaagggaaaacttgctgctgttctacaaacctctgctcttggaggcccaacactgtctacaggaaaaggagggggaagtagacatcaagcttattttctggcgccgttgccggggaggaaaggtaaaaggtactcacactccggacctcggctaccaagctattttccgtcgtcgtatgtactcaaagctatttcctttagatcctgcaattgcatctttttgtttcttgtttacactagtttggcataatggacaaaaatgagcttcttattctatttcctgatttaaaacatggattgtttgatgcgaaaattaaaaaacctatggaatcttatttgcatgctggtagtaatattagtatgaacgctttgaacaccattgttgataataatatagaaagttctaagcttggggaagctggttttcatgatctttttagtcccccaagcattgaggagaaaattttctttgatgatactttgcctcccatatatgatgattataatgatagtggtcttttggtgccacctactatggagagtaaattttgttgtgattatactatgcctccaacacttgatgagaataataatgatagctatattgttgagtttgctcatgacactactgaaagttattatgagagagaaaaatatggttgcaaaaattttcatgttactaaaacacctctctatgtgctgaaatttttgaagctacacttgttttatcttcctatgcttgttactttgctcttaatgaacttgtttatttacaagattcctatgcataggaagcatgttagacttaaatgtgtttctaatttgcctcttgatgctctcttttgcttcaaatacaatttcttgcgagtgcatcattaaaactgctgagcccatcttaatggctataaagaaagaacttcttgggagataacccatgtgttattttgctacagtactttgttttatatttgtgtcttggaagttgtttactactgtagcaacctctccttatcttagttttgtgttttgttgtgccaagttaagccgttgatagaaaagtaagtactagatttggattactgcgcagttccagatttctttgctgtcacgaatctgggtccacctccctgtaggtagctcagaaaattaagccaatttacgtgcatgatcctcagatatgtacgcaactttcattcaatttgagaattttcatttgagcaagtctggtgccattttaaaattcgtcaatacgaactgttctgttttgacagattctgccttttatttcgcattgcctcttttgctatgttggatgaatttctttgatccattaatgtccagtagctttatgcaatgtccagaagtgttaagaatgattgtgtcacctctgaatatgttaatttttattgtcgctaaccctctaatgagttgttctaagtttggtgtggaggaagttttcaaggatcaagagaggagtatgatgcaacatgatcaaggagagtgaaagctctaagcttggggatgccccggtggttcacccctgcatatctcaagaagactcaagcatctaagcttggggatgcccaaggcatccccttcttcatcgacaaattatcaggttccttctcttgaaactatatttttattcggtcacatcttatgtgccttacttggagcgtctgtatgcttttatttttgtttgtgtttgaataaattggattacatcatgcttgtgtgggagagagacacgctccgctgtagcatatggacaagtatgtccttaggctttactcataatattcatggcgaagtttcttcttcgttaaattattatatggttggaattggaaaatgatacatgtagtaattgctataaatgtcttgggtaatgtgatacttggcaattgttgtgctcatgattaagctcttgcatcatatgctttgcacccattaatgaagaaatacatagagcatgctaaaatttggtttgcatatttggtttctctaaggtctagataatttctagtattgagtttgaacaacaaggaagacggtgtagagtcttataatgttttcaatatgtcttttatgtgagttttgctgcaccggttcatccttgtgtttgtttcaaataagccttgctagcctaaaccttgtatcgagagggaatacttctcatgcatccaaaatacttgagccaaccactatgccatttgtgtccaccatacctacctactacatggtattttccgccattccaaagtaaactgcttgagtgctacctttaaaattccatcattcacctttgcaatatatagctcatgggacaaatagcttaaaaactattgtggtattgaatatgcaattatgcactttatctcttattaagttgcttgttgtgcgataaccatgttcactggggacgccatcaactattcattgttgaatttcatgtgagttgctatgcatgtccgtcttgtctgaagtaagagagatctaccaccttatggttaagcatgcataatgttagagaagaacattgggccgctaactaaagccatgatccatggtggaagtttcagttttggacatatatcctcaatctcaaatgagaaaattattaattgttgttacatgctaatgcataaaagaggagtccattatctgttgtctatgttgtcccggtatggatgtctaagtttaagaataatcaatagcgagaaatccaatgcgagctttctccttagacctttgtacaggcggcatagaggtacccctttgtgacacttggtaaaaacatgtgcattgtgatgatccggtagtccaagctaattaggacaaggtgcgggcactattagtacactatgcatgaggcttgcaacttgtaagatataatttacatgatacatatgctttacaactaccgttgacaaaattgcttcatgttttcaaaatcaaagctctagcacaaatatagcaatcgatgcttttcctctatggaggaccattcttttactttcaatgttgagtcagttcacctatttctctccacctcaagaagcaaacacttgtgtgaactgtgcattgattcctacatatttgcttattgcacttattatattactctatgttgacaatatccatgagatatacatgttacaagttgaaagcaaccgctgaaacttaatcttcctttgtgttgcttcaatgcttttactatgaattattgctttatgagttaactcttatgcaagacttattgatgcttgtcttgaaagtactattcatgaaaagtctttgctttatgattcacttgtttactcatgtcatatacattgttttgatcgctgcatccactacttatgctttacaaatagtatgatcaaggttatgatggcatgtcactccagaaattatctgtgttatcgttttacctgctcgggacgagcagaactaagcttggggatgctgatacgtctccgacgtatcgataatttcttgtgttccatgccacattattgatgttatctacatgttttatgcacactttatgtcatattcgtgcattttctggaactaacctattaacaagatgccgaagtgccagttcctgttttctgctgttttttgtttcagaaatcctagtaacgaaatattctcggaatcggacgaaatcaatgcccaagttcctattttcaccggaagcatccagaacacccgggaaggaccagaggggggggcactgggcccccagatgatagggtggcgcggcccaccccctggccgcgccgccctatggtttcatcgccccttcgaccctcctgcgccgcctcttcgcctatataaagcccctggatcgaaaaccctgatacgttggacgaaaaccacagaaaccttccagagccgccgccatcgcgaggccaagatctgggggacaggagtctctgttccggcacgccgccgggacggggaagtgcccccggaaggcttctccatcgacaccgctgccatctccaccgccatcttcatcaccgctgctgctcccatgaggagggagtagttctccatcgaggctcggggctgtaccggtagctatgtggttaatctctctcctatgtacttcaatacaatgatctcatgagctgctttacatgattgagattcatatgagttttgtatcacaattcatctatgtgctactctagtgatgttattaaagtattctattcctcctgcatggtgtaaaggtgactagtgtgtgcaccatgtggttcttgtcgtaggctatgatcatgatctcttgtggattgtgaagttaactattactatgatggtattgatgtgatctatttggttatgttgatctatcttacactataaggttacttaaatatgaacaaattgtggagcttgttaactccggcattgagggttcgtgtaatcctacgcaatgcgttcatcatccaacaaaagtgtagagtatgcatttatctattctgttatgtgatcaatgttgagagtgtctactagtgaaagtgtaatccctaggccttgttcctaaatactgctatcgctgcttgtttcttgtttttcttgtgttactactgctgcaatactaccaccatcaactacacgtgacaagctattttctggcaccgttgctactgctcatacttattcataccacctgtatttcactatctcttcgccgaactagtgcacctattaggtgtgttggggacacaagagacttcttgctttgtggttgcagggttgcatgagagggatatctttgacctcttcctccctgagttcgataaaccttgggtgatccacttaagggaaaacttgctgctgttctacaaacctctgctcttggaggcccaacactgtctacaggaaaaggagggggaagtagacatcagctgCTGCAGGGGGCCGAGGCGGATAATGCGGGGTCGAGATGGAGTCTCGGCACGCAGTGTCAGGACCCGGAGATCACTGACGATAAATCGAATTTTtgaggaggaagaaagaggagCACGCGAGGCTCAGATCTACAGCTACTTGCAAAAGAAGAAAGACATGGAAATAAAGTGTTCTATTAGCTTGCCTCCCTTCCACCCGCTCCCCCTCTTTTATAACACAAGAGGCAGGGCCAAGCTTAATACGGTTTGCTTAATACATTCATTAACTCAAAACATAATTACTGCTAGTTAACTAAGATGGACTCTGGGACTGTAGACGTCAAGCATTGCCAGGTCCTGACAGAGCCGCCTCCTCAAGTCAAGACTTCAGGGCTTGAATTCTGGAAAGGTGCTCTGAATGAAAGAAGCATCCTCCCAAGTAGCTTCCTCTGGAGTCATATTGTGCCAGTGTATTAGCCATTGGGGCACAGCCACATCATAGTCACCTGCATTGCGGGGGATTTGTCGACGTTGAAGTATAGCAAGAGGAGCTACCTTGACTTTACCATCAGGAGTTACCAGAAGTAGTTTGGAGTTTGGAATTGCTCTTGTTCCAATGTGCTTCTTCAATTGATTCACATGGAAAACGTCATGCAGCTGAGAATCAGAAGGCAACTGGAGCTTATAGGCAACCTGACCAATCTTCTGGCTGATGCGAAAAGGGCCATACCATTTTGATGTGAGCTTCAGGGAATTGCGCAAACCCAAAGCCGTCTCCCTGTATGGTTGCATCTTGAGGTACACAAAATCACCCACAGCAAAGGAACGTTCTGTTCTATTTGCATCAGCATACTTCTTCATTCGATTCTGTGCTTGTAGCAGGTTTTGTTGCAAAAGCTTGATCATGTGGTCCTTTTCTTTGAGCGAAACCTGTACATCTGCTGAAACATTGCATGGAACTGAAATGTGCTGAAGTAGTGGTGGTGCATACTCATAGAGAGCCTTGAAGGGTGACATCTTGATAGCAGTGTGGTAAGTGCAGTTATACCACCATTCCGCAGCCGGGAGCCAATCAGACCACTTTTTTGGTTCTTGGAATGCCATGCAACGCAAGTATTGCTCCAGACATTGATTCACCCTCTCCGTTTGTCCATCACTCTCTGGATGGTGAGCAGTACTGTAATTCAGTTTGATGTTGAACGAAGAGAACATGTCTTTCCAGAGGTTGCTAGTGAAAATAGTGTCTCTGTCGCTAACAATGCTGGCCGGAGGACCATGTAATTTGACAATATTGTCCATGAAGGAATCAGCTACCTTCTGCACTGTGTAAGGGTGGGATAGTGGAATAAAACGTGCATATTTTGTGAGCCGATCAACCACTACCAAGATAACATCTTTACCTCTTGATTTGGGTAATCCCTCAATGAAATCCAGGCTGATATCTGTCCACTTCTGCTTGGGAATAGGTAATGGGTTAAGTAGTCCTGGATAAGGAACCTTTTCAGTTTTGGAAATCTGACATGTTGGACAAGCAGCTACTTGTGCTGCTATGTATTGCTGCATTTTTGGCCAGTAGAAGAGTTTCTGAAGCCTGTGATGAGTTGCCCTATTGCCAGAGTGACCTCCAAAGAGAGAAGAATGGAAGGTGTGGAATAACTTGTCTTTTAACTCCGTAGAAGAACCAATGTAGATTCTGCCTTTATACCTCAATATACCTGATTGCAGTGTATATAGTGATTGATTGTCGTGCCTGATTGCCAGTTCTTGGAGAAGTTTTGTGCAGTGATCATCATTGTTTTAGGAGTCAATAACTTCAGAAAGCCAGTCCGGAACAGAAGTGGAGATGGAGGTGCAAGAAGCCTGTAACAGGGACAATTGATTGCTTGTCTCCATGTCCGTGTCTTGGTATTTCCGTGATAAAGCATCTGCCACTGAATTTTCTGCCCCTTTCTTGTATTCAATTTGGTAGTCGAATTCCAAGAGCTTTAACATAAGTTTGTGTTGTATACCTTCGAGGAGGCGTTGACTACCCAGATATTTCAAACTTTGTTGATATGTCCGGATGATTACCTTGTGGCCCAAGAAGTAGTGGCGCCATTTTTTCAAAGCTTGCAAAATGGCTAATGCTTCTTTTTCATATATTGACTAAGCACTTGCTTTAGGACCCAAACTTTGACTGAAGAATGCAAGTGGCTTTCCTGCTTGCATGAGGACAGCTCCCAGCCCTATATGACACGCATCCGTTTCCAATATGAAAGGTTGAGTGAAATCCGGCAGGCTAAGGACTGGTGGAGTGGACATGATTTTCTTGAGTTGTTTGAATGCTGCCTCTTGCTGTGTACCCCACTGGAAGTTGTCTTTCTTGAGGGCAAGATATAAAGGTTGACAAATGCTTGCATAGTTCTGGATGAATCTTCTGTAATACCCCGTTAGGCCAAGAAATCCTCTTAATTTCTTGATAGTGGTAGGAGTTTCCCAGTTGCTAATGTCCTTGATTTTGTTAGGATTGGTAGCTACTCCAAGACCTGAAATGATATGCCCCAAGTATTCCACCTGTGGTTGGCCAAAGGTGCACTTGCTGAGTTTGGCCTTGAGATCATGGTTTTTGAGAATTTGCATCACATCGGTCAGGTGTGTTTTGTGCTCAGCCATGCTCTTGCTGTATACCAAGATGTCATCAAAGAACACAAGAACAAAATGTCTCAGGTGTTGGGAAAAAATGGAGTTCATCAATTCCTGGAAGGTAGCTGGGGCATTACTCAAACCGAAGGGCATGACTTTGTATTCATAATGGCCGAGGTGTGTGGAGAAGGCAGTTTTGTGGATGTCTTCCTCTCTCATTCGGATTTGATGATAACCAGATCTCAAGTCCAGCTTGGAGAAAATAGTTGCCCCATGCAATTCATCCAAAAGGTCCTCGATTACTGGAATTGGGAATTTGTTCTTGACTGTGAGTTCATTCAAACTCCTAAAGTCCACACATAATCGCCACGACTTATCCTTTTTCCTGACTAAGATCACAGGAGAAGAGAAGGGACTTGTGTTGGCTCGAATTTCAGAATTTTTTAGCATCTGCCGTATAATTGTTTCAATTGTATTCTTTTGGCTGTGGGACATCCTGTAGGGCCGAATATTTGGTGGTTTTGCTCCTGGAATCAGGGGTATGCTGTGATCAGCAGCTCGGTGAGGAGGTAAACCCGTTGGTTCTAAGAAAATATCAGAAAATTGATCCAGGATACTTTGTAGTGGTACTGGAGTATCACTGTCTGGCTGCTCCGCCTTGTTCTCTGATGTGTCTGTCAGGTAGTAAAGCATGTATCCAGTTGCTTGATGTGCCAACAACTTGGAACATTCTTCTGCTGAAATGAGCAGGTTCTGGGCAGGCACCAAGTGATCAGCAAAAGTGCACAGGGAACCTTTGTTACTTAAGGTTACTGTCCTTGCCAAGAAATCGAAAGTAACAGGATTGTGGTTCTTGAACCAATTGACTCCTAGAATTGCTTCTGATCCTTTTAGTGGAAGTATTCGGAAATCAGCAGTAAAGGAATGTCCCTGGATTGTAAATTTGCAATTGTAAGCAATTGCTTCTGACAGCAGTACACCACCTCCAGCAACAGTGACtgttcttgccttggttggtgtcatAGGAATGTTATGTTTGAATGCATAATTGTAATCCAGGAATGTGCTAGTACTACCCGTATCTGCTAAGGCAATGGCATTGGATCCTTTCATAGTGAGCAATAGGGAGATGGTTGAATCACTAGGAGAACCATTGTAAGCAGCGGCTGAAATGTGCATCAGTTGTTCAGGTGGTTGTTGCTGTTCTGGTGCCTCTTGGTTCATCACTGGTAACACCTCTGGGGCTGGTTCGATATCCAATTCCTCGTCTGAATTTCCTTGCATTTGAATTGCATTCAGTGCCCTTTGCATAGTTTGGCAGCGGTGACCAGGCACCCAATTATCAGTGCAGTACCAACATTTACGTGGTTCCCTTGGTCTGTCTGGTGCAGGTCTTTGCCTGTTGTCTCTGACCACTTGTTGACGAACTGGAGGGTACACTGCAGGTATTGGAGCTGGTGTTCTGCGCGTGTTGGATAGACAAGATTTCTCGTACTGGCGGGCATACCAATAGGCTGACAATAAGGTAGTTGGTTTCTGGCAGTAGACattgtgtttgatgttgtctttcaGTCCACTGACAAACCTGTCCACAAAGAAATCCTGAGGAAGGTATGATCTGCCTCTCTTCATCATTGTCATCCAGGATTCATAAGAGTTGATGTAATTGTCCACACTGGAGACCTGTTTCAAGTGTTGTAGCTGGTCCATTGGATCAATAGCCTGTGTATCTGGAAAACGATCAAGTAACACCTGACAGAGCTCTTTCCAAGTAATTGATTGCAGGTTCAAGCCAGACGTGCTAAGCCAGGTTTTTGCTTGCCCACGCACATGTGCTAGTCCCCAACGCACT
This region of Lolium perenne isolate Kyuss_39 chromosome 2, Kyuss_2.0, whole genome shotgun sequence genomic DNA includes:
- the LOC127328418 gene encoding uncharacterized protein; this translates as MTTTDDEHEDHQARQRVPRDLRAVSRRLDRHQADSTAAFNTLQGEMSKLTEMMVNMQSNFSRFAHPEHMNHSDSTHPGQNQTFVTPSPPGHTVLSPIMEGHTPVPIIPNPKPPPFPPNLGNLTPDQLPMLPHSQPARHIAHTTTTAPPITSTMPSSSSQPHFSQTTNPITQPFAYNPPNNPYTPNSQQPYSPYPPYYPPPPPYPYPPPQYNHFHNTNPYPHTETNNHSNHQHNEPHLRTPHVELPIFQGENPRAWILDCEDIFSLVGITEDQRVRWGLAHVRGQAKTWLSTSGLNLQSITWKELCQVLLDRFPDTQAIDPMDQLQHLKQVSSVDNYINSYESWMTMMKRGRSYLPQDFFVDRFVSGLKDNIKHNVYCQKPTTLLSAYWYARQYEKSCLSNTRRTPAPIPAVYPPVRQQVVRDNRQRPAPDRPREPRKCWYCTDNWVPGHRCQTMQRALNAIQMQGNSDEELDIEPAPEVLPVMNQEAPEQQQPPEQLMHISAAAYNGSPSDSTISLLLTMKGSNAIALADTGSTSTFLDYNYAFKHNIPMTPTKARTVTVAGGGVLLSEAIAYNCKFTIQGHSFTADFRILPLKGSEAILGVNWFKNHNPVTFDFLARTVTLSNKGSLCTFADHLVPAQNLLISAEECSKLLAHQATGYMLYYLTDTSENKAEQPDSDTPVPLQSILDQFSDIFLEPTGLPPHRAADHSIPLIPGAKPPNIRPYRMSHSQKNTIETIIRQMLKNSEIRANTSPFSSPVILVRKKDKSWRLCVDFRSLNELTVKNKFPIPVIEDLLDELHGATIFSKLDLRSGYHQIRMREEDIHKTAFSTHLGHYEYKVMPFGLSNAPATFQELMNSIFSQHLRHFVLVFFDDILVYSKSMAEHKTHLTDVMQILKNHDLKAKLSKCTFGQPQVEYLGHIISGLGVATNPNKIKDISNWETPTTIKKLRGFLGLTGYYRRFIQNYASICQPLYLALKKDNFQWGTQQEAAFKQLKKIMSTPPVLSLPDFTQPFILETDACHIGLGAVLMQAGKPLAFFSQSLGPKASA